Sequence from the Bremerella volcania genome:
CGTGCTTCCGGCCTGGATGCTTCCAACCAGGACCTGCACTCGCAGCTGGCTCAAGCTCAGCAGCAGCAAAAGATCTTGCAGGATGAACTCTCGCTCGTTCGCCGCCAATTGAATGACACGACCAGCCAACTGGCGCAGTCGCAGGAACTGGCCAAAGAGCAGCAGCAAAAAGTTCAGACCATGATGGCCTCGACCCAGTATCGCGGCGGTGCGGTGATTCGGCCGAACAACAGCCTCACTTCGGAACTCAATAAGATTCAAATCCCGGGGGTCACTGCCCGGCAAGATGGGGACGTGATTCGCATTGAAATCCCAGCCGATGCGTTGTTCCAGCCAGGGACCAACTCGCTCATTCCCAACTCGGACAACATCCTCTCGCAGCTGACCAGCACGCTGCAGCGGGACTTCCCTCAGAACAAGATTGGCATCGAAGGGCATACCGACAATCAGCCGGTGATGGCCCCGTACACGTCCAATCATCAGCTTTCGGCCAGCATGGCCCAAACGGTCTTCGATCAGCTGACCTCGCGCTACCGCATGGATCCCTCGCGACTGGTCGTCGTGGGGCACGGAGCGAACCATCCAGTCGTCTCCAACGCGACTCCGGCAGGCCAACATAAGAATCGTCGCGTCGACCTGGTGATCTATCCCCAGTCAGACAACTAGGTTTCCTCTGGGGAACCTCTTCTGCCGCCTAACCAGTCAGGCAAAAACGAACTACAATAGGGCCCCTGGGCGAACTTTTGTCCTTAGGTTGTGTCCGCCGTGGGGATGCTTTTCCCGCTGCGTATGTGTCGTTGATTTGCCTCGAATAGTGAACTTGCTCGCCTGATGATCACGATCGTCGACTACCAGATGGGTAACCTGCGGAGTGTCCAAAAAGCCTTTGAAAAGACAGGGCATGCCGCGCATATCACCAGCGATCCGCAGGAGATCGCTGCGGCGACCAAGCTTGTTCTGCCTGGCGTGGGGGCGTGTGGCGACGCGGTCGACGAGATCCGCCGCCGCGATCTGGAAGGGCCGATCCGCGATCAGATAGCCGCCGGCACCCCGTTTCTCGGGATTTGCCTGGGCCTGCAGATGCTGTTCGACGTCAGCTACGAAGGGGGCGAACACGAGGGCCTGGGGATTCTGCCGGGCAAGGTCGTGAAGTTCGAACTGCCCCATGGCTATAAAGTCCCCCATATGGGCTGGAATCAGGCTCACTTCGTGCACCGACCGCCCATTTTTGAAGGGATCGACGAGGGGACGAATTTCTACTTCGTTCACTCTTACTATGTCGTTCCAGAAAAGGACGATCTGGTGGCGATTACGGCCGATTATGGCGGCCCTTTTTGCGCTGCCGTCTGGAAAGACAACCTCTACGCCACGCAGTTCCATCCGGAAAAGAGCCAGCAGGCAGGCCTTTCCGTACTGCACAACTTTGCCCAGTTGGCGTAGATATCCCCCGCATTAACTTGATCTAGTGGCAAGATTTTCCTTGCTGATTCTTAACCGTTGTGAGATATTGCCAGGACGCCGAAGGGTTCGGCCGTTCGGCGGAGAAAGGGACCCACGATGCAAATTTGGCCGGCCATTGATCTTCTCGGTGGCAAATGCGTGCGACTCCAACAAGGAGACTATAACCGCGAAACGGTCTACGGGGACGACCCGGCTGAAATGGCGAAACGATGGGTCGATGAAGGAGCCGATTGCCTCCATCTGGTCGACTTGGATGGGGCCAAGGACGGAAGTCTGAAAAACCGCGACGCGATCTCTGCGATCGTTGCTGCCGTCGATATCCCATGTGAAGTGGGGGGCGGAATTCGCGATGAGAAGACCATCCAGGAACTTCTCGATCTCGGACTGACCCGCCTGGTGATCGGCACCAAGGCCCTGCGTGAGCCCGATTGGTTTGCCGCCATGTGCGAGAAATTCCCGGAAAAGCTGGTTGTCGGAATCGATGCCAAAGAAGGCATGGTCGCCACCGACGGCTGGCTGGAGGTGAGCACCACCTCGGCGATCGATCTGGCCAAAACGTACGAACATCTGCCGGTCGCGGCCATCATCTACACCGACATCGCCACCGACGGCATGCTGGCCGGTCCCAACGTCCAGGCGATGCAGGCCATGAAACAAGCCGTCAAGCTGCCGGTCGTCGCGTCCGGAGGCGTCACCTCGGTCGAAGACGTGAAGAACCTGACCGCAGCCGGACTTGATGGCGCGATCGTGGGTCGTTCCTTATACGAAGGCCGTATAACTGTTCGCGCGGCGGTCGAGGCCGCTGGCGGTGTGAGGTAACCAGTAAGTTCCATGCCCGAGCGTGATTTGACTTCTGAATCGGTCGTCCCCAACTCGGGCAAATCATGGGGACTTCGTTTCAGCTTGGGGGCGATGATGGTGATCGTCGCCCTGTTTGCCGGCGTGTTTGGTTATCT
This genomic interval carries:
- a CDS encoding OmpA/MotB family protein, whose protein sequence is MFRFCCFTMVSLALAGLGCNQNAAWRQQQVLAQQQTQAQIAEFERRASGLDASNQDLHSQLAQAQQQQKILQDELSLVRRQLNDTTSQLAQSQELAKEQQQKVQTMMASTQYRGGAVIRPNNSLTSELNKIQIPGVTARQDGDVIRIEIPADALFQPGTNSLIPNSDNILSQLTSTLQRDFPQNKIGIEGHTDNQPVMAPYTSNHQLSASMAQTVFDQLTSRYRMDPSRLVVVGHGANHPVVSNATPAGQHKNRRVDLVIYPQSDN
- the hisH gene encoding imidazole glycerol phosphate synthase subunit HisH, translated to MITIVDYQMGNLRSVQKAFEKTGHAAHITSDPQEIAAATKLVLPGVGACGDAVDEIRRRDLEGPIRDQIAAGTPFLGICLGLQMLFDVSYEGGEHEGLGILPGKVVKFELPHGYKVPHMGWNQAHFVHRPPIFEGIDEGTNFYFVHSYYVVPEKDDLVAITADYGGPFCAAVWKDNLYATQFHPEKSQQAGLSVLHNFAQLA
- the hisA gene encoding 1-(5-phosphoribosyl)-5-[(5-phosphoribosylamino)methylideneamino]imidazole-4-carboxamide isomerase; the encoded protein is MQIWPAIDLLGGKCVRLQQGDYNRETVYGDDPAEMAKRWVDEGADCLHLVDLDGAKDGSLKNRDAISAIVAAVDIPCEVGGGIRDEKTIQELLDLGLTRLVIGTKALREPDWFAAMCEKFPEKLVVGIDAKEGMVATDGWLEVSTTSAIDLAKTYEHLPVAAIIYTDIATDGMLAGPNVQAMQAMKQAVKLPVVASGGVTSVEDVKNLTAAGLDGAIVGRSLYEGRITVRAAVEAAGGVR